One Setaria italica strain Yugu1 chromosome II, Setaria_italica_v2.0, whole genome shotgun sequence DNA segment encodes these proteins:
- the LOC101753584 gene encoding ricin B-like lectin R40C1: MSNFWWHRGWSPLGGPCGEQQPTFKVFCKAYEGRCLAVRDGALALLPADPADEQQHWFKDTRFSLGVKDKEGKPVFSLVNKATGLAVQHSLGPYRPVRLVKFNPEDFDESVLWTESGHLGRDFGCIRMMHDVCFRLDAFTIDDEGEYHDGTTLVLSDLAGGDTRSWKILYWNDEANTTLAGLEAEPTCRIYCKADESFSVTICDGAVCLAPTDPNDVYQHWIQDKRPGNMIKDQDGYPVFALVNRVTGDAIRGSERDGRSTKLVPYNPFYFDVSVLWTTSWDMGQGFRCIQMVDNIFLKFDTFHGDDTSVVLSHWREGDNLQWKIVPWCLVVEDLESQSWRSSCPKDQRSRMEKRSRRLRRKRMEQSCHWTC, translated from the exons ATGTCCAACTTCTGGTGGCACCGTGGTTGGAGCCCGCTGGGCGGCCCCTGCGGCGAACAGCAGCCCACGTTCAAGGTCTTCTGCAAGGCCTACGAGGGGCGCTGCCTCGCTGTCCGCGACGGCGCCCttgccctcctccccgccgaccccgccgacgAGCAGCAGCACTGGTTCAAGGACACGCGCTTCAGCCTGGGGGTCAAGGACAAGGAGGGCAAGCCCGTCTTCTCCCTCGTCAACAAGGCCACCGGCCTCGCCGTCCAGCACTCCCTCGGCCCGTACCGTCCG GTGAGGCTGGTGAAGTTCAACCCGGAGGACTTCGACGAGTCGGTGCTGTGGACGGAGAGCGGCCACTTGGGCAGGGACTTCGGCTGCATCCGCATGATGCACGACGTCTGCTTCCGCTTGGACGCCTTCACCATCGACGACGAGGGCGAGTACCACGACGGCACCACCCTCGTGCTCTCGGATTTGGCCGGGGGCGACACCCGGAGCTGGAAGATCCTCTACTGGAACGACGAGGCTAACACGACCCTCGCAGGGCTTGAGGCAGAGCCCACCTGCCGCATCTACTGCAAGGCCGACGAGAGTTTCAGCGTCACCATCTGCGATGGGGCCGTCTGCCTCGCGCCCACCGACCCCAACGACGTGTACCAGCATTGGATTCAGGACAAGAGGCCCGGGAACATGATCAAGGACCAGGATGGTTACCCGGTTTTCGCCCTCGTCAACAGGGTCACTGGCGACGCCATCAGGGGCTCTGAGAGGGATGGCCGCTCTACAAAGCTCGTGCCATACAACCCGTTCTACTTTGACGTCTCGGTGCTGTGGACGACGAGCTGGGACATGGGGCAAGGCTTTCGGTGCATCCAGATGGTGGACAACATCTTCCTGAAGTTTGACACCTTCCATGGTGATGACACCAGCGTTGTGCTATCGCATTGGCGCGAGGGTGACAACCTGCAGTGGAAGATTGTCCCCTGGT GTCTTGTGGTGGAGGATCTTGAATCACAGAGTTGGAGGAGCTCGTGTCCAAAGGATCAGAGGTCGAGGATGGAGAAAAGGAGCAGGAGGTTGCGGAGAAAACGGATGGAGCAGAGTTGCCACTGGACATGCTGA
- the LOC101769035 gene encoding uncharacterized protein LOC101769035 — protein MWAHYAAAPDALDRGGRGFANKAERVKAELWDFFRCEPGYEAKADVVADKAAKKLVMDMHYEARVQAVIQFHAEHLGERITKRDTRTMKLTREQYLQGSFCTLPFMFKGTGTLGVLEIHHFGYLPSRSSWQRINRRGVFLGGSPFDSTVYEGMAGGSAGKDTVDGITKRISALQKESSRLYGFRTAVKEVNEKKQVYLETVGGFIQGFRFSYEEGDKISHGSLILESRSDELIEHEATFLLLPKDQDGKGAAERIFQSTHKVKGSAAIASAHLIAECEELDTWIVCYEKLECLLQHKDLPPFYEQNNEISGYWKNQLRAIITTLSDMGIRDLYHGGMANSASYAIQSSMNIKLIGISKEPNDKKKFFFNDLEDFDKFLCGAAYINASSGCDWQGFSYLINSHAMCQKYTWAQAVLNHPILLDPALRIQSYIALYEWADSLPFGVLKKFCNDLYCLMPQYYGDNLWNLIKKCPACCQIYSNGTYTGFIYKNIIKFVRNMIDHGHADFAAINNGSWTDMDLYNKINDLFAGFMSLAYSVSKATAKDRDLLRKGVQRLPY, from the exons ATGTGGGCCCACTATGCTGCCGCCCCCGACGCCCTTGATCGGGGTGGAAGGGGATTCGCCAACAAGGCTGAGCGTGTCAAGGCCGAGTTGTGG gatttcttTAGATGCGAGCCAGGATACGAGGCCAAGGCAGATGTTGTGGCTGACAAAGCTGCCAAGAAACTCGTCATGGACATGCACTATGAGGCGCGCGTCCAAGCCGTGATCCAATTCCACGCGGAACACCTTGGAGAGAGAATCACTAAAAGGGACACTAGAACCATGAAGCTGACCCGAGAACAATACCTGCAG GGGTCGTTTTGCACTCTTCCGTTCATGTTTAAAGGCACAGGAACGCTGGGCGTATTGGAGATTCATCACTTTGGCTACCTACCTTCCAGGTCCAGCTG GCAACGGATCAATCGTCGCGGGGTCTTTCTTGGTGGTTCTCCTTTTGACAGTACAGTTTATGAAG GTATGGCTGGAGGAAGTGCCGGAAAGGATACAGTGGATGGAATAACAAAGAGAATATCAGCTTTGCAAAAAGAAAGTTCCCGTTTATATGGCTTTAGAACGGCAGTCAAGGAAGTAAATGAGAAGAAACAAGTTTATCTG GAAACAGTCGGCGGGTTCATCCAAGGTTTCCGGTTTAGCTATGAGGAAGGAGATAAAATTTCTCATGGGTCGCTGATTCTGGAGTCTCGTTCAGATGAGCTCATTGAGCATGAAGCTACATTTCTTCTTCTACCAAAGGATCAAGATGGGAAGGGAGCTGCAGAGAGAATATTCCAAAGCACTCATAAAGTGAAAGGTTCTGCTGCAATAGCTAGTGCTCATCTAATTGCTGAATGTGAAGAGCTAGATACATGGATCGTCTGCTACGAAAAACTCGAATGCCTTTTGCAACATAAGGACTTGCCACCATTTTATGAACAGAATAACGAGATTTCAGGCTATTGGAAAAATCAACTAAG GGCTATCATTACTACCTTGTCAGACATGGGGATAAGAGATTTATATCATGGTGGCATGGCAAATTCTGCAAGCTATGCTATTCAATCATCTATGAACATCAAATTAATTGGTATCAGTAAAGAGCCAAATGACAAGAAAAAATTCTTCTTTAACGATCTTGAAGATTTTGACAAGTTTTTATGTGGGGCTGCATATATTAATGCTAGTTCAGGCTGTGATTGGCAGGGGTTCAGTTATTTGATAAATTCACATGCCATGTGCCAAAA GTACACATGGGCTCAAGCGGTACTTAATCATCCAATACTTCTTGATCCTGCTCTGAGGATTCAGTCTTATATAGCTCTGTATGAGTGGGCAGACTCACTGCCCTTTGGTGTCCTAAAGAAATTCTGCAATGATCTTTATTGCCTGATGCCTCAATATTATGGAGATAATTTATGGAATCTTATCAAGAAGTGTCCCGCTTGTTGTCAGATATATTCCAATGGCACTTATACTGGATTTATCTATAAGAATATCATCAAATTTGTGAGAAACATGATTGACCATGGACATGCAGACTTTGCGGCAATCAATAAT GGGAGTTGGACTGACATGGATCTTTACAATAAAATAAATGATCTTTTTGCCGGTTTCATGAGCCTGGCATATTCAGTTTCGAAAGCTACCGCCAAGGATAGGGATTTGCTGCGCAAGGGAGTACAACGTCTCCCATATTAA